GTACCAACAAAGTTGTGTTTTATAAGATTGCACATTTAGTCGGGTTTGGGTCAAAAGGGAATTAAATTACCTGACCAGACATAACTTCGCCATTGATACCACTAATGTTGATGCCAGCGTAAAGGCAAGCCTTATTATGTGCATCAACAATATCATGACCGAAAGCCTTATCGGTACCAATACCACAGTAGTATGGCCCCTAAATTGAATCACATTATTTAGTATAAAAATTGATCAATTCTTTCAAATATATTAACAATAAAACTACTTAATTGATTACCTGTGGACCAGGGAAACCACCTTGAGGCCAACCTAGAGGCCAGTTGACATCCACGGTGTATTCTTGCTCAATTCTGTACCTATTAACATGGAAAGCATCGAGTTTTTTGATCGAATAACAATTTTAGAAAGTAGATTTAACAATTAAAAGAAGAAATTCAAGGAAAATACCATGGGACCTCCTTTTCGACTTCCGGGTTGCTGAAGATCTTGCCAGCAGCACACCTCTTGTTAGTTGGGATTGGCTTGCCTGCCAGAGTGTAAGCATCACACATCAcctaaaaaaaaattgaattctGGTCTGAAATATGCAATATTTACGCAGTATACTTTTGTTATTAGTCATTTTGGTctaaaaccaaaaccaaaatgaCCACTTTTTAAAACAATAGAACAATCCATTTTGACCCGTACCCAATTTGGTGAGAACCCATGCAGACCCGAACCCGCTACAACTGTTCTGACCCAAACAAAAATGACCACTTTTTTAAACAATCCGGTTTGACCAGCACCCGGTTTGTCAGAGCCCATTCAAACCAAAATGCAACCCAGATCCTAATCAAATGcgaaaataaattaataaaagaaaataGTGGATTTTTGTCTTTTGTTTAATGATAAAATTGTTGCTTATTTGAGCTCACCAAGACCGATAGAAGGTACCAACCACCAAAAAAAGTGTCTATCGTCTCGACCCGTGCAGATTGTGAACGGACAGAAG
This is a stretch of genomic DNA from Helianthus annuus cultivar XRQ/B chromosome 16, HanXRQr2.0-SUNRISE, whole genome shotgun sequence. It encodes these proteins:
- the LOC110915427 gene encoding glutamine synthetase; this encodes MPHYGDDAVGGSSLVDGQIELMLHRRLLFDDTKGVGEVLNETICVVDDCRGFCPFTICTGRDDRHFFWWLVPSIGLGKPIPTNKRCAAGKIFSNPEVEKEVPWYRIEQEYTVDVNWPLGWPQGGFPGPQGPYYCGIGTDKAFGHDIVDAHNKACLYAGINISGINGEVMSGQWEFQVGPAVGISVGG